One stretch of Actinomycetota bacterium DNA includes these proteins:
- a CDS encoding glycogen debranching enzyme has protein sequence YDWESVDEDLLEFTRSLVRFRLDHPVFRRRRFFEGRPIHGADVADIGWFRPDGSQMSDEDWDVGFAKSLGVFLNGETIPTPDSRGQRIEDDSFLVLFNASHEDVKFTLPGGAWGSVWEIEIDTAAPTEPDVVLKSGDVVELVARSVQVLKRA, from the coding sequence GGTACGACTGGGAGTCGGTCGATGAGGACCTGCTCGAGTTCACGCGCAGCCTGGTCCGCTTCCGCCTCGACCACCCGGTCTTCAGGCGTCGTCGCTTCTTCGAGGGGCGGCCCATCCACGGGGCGGACGTGGCCGATATCGGCTGGTTCCGTCCGGACGGGAGCCAGATGTCCGACGAGGACTGGGACGTGGGGTTCGCGAAATCGCTGGGGGTCTTCCTCAATGGGGAGACGATCCCCACCCCCGACTCCCGGGGGCAGCGCATCGAGGACGACTCCTTCCTGGTCCTCTTCAACGCCTCGCACGAGGACGTCAAGTTCACGCTGCCCGGCGGCGCCTGGGGCTCCGTGTGGGAGATCGAGATCGACACCGCCGCACCGACGGAGCCCGACGTCGTGCTCAAGTCCGGCGACGTCGTCGAGCTGGTCGCTCGCAGCGTGCAGGTACTGAAGCGCGCGTAG
- a CDS encoding ATP-dependent DNA helicase RecQ, with protein MATRRVHEDPPYPSIDDVARERLGLSDLREGQKEAVEALLSGRDVLAVMPTGWGKSAIYQIAGSLIPGPTVVVSPLISLQQDQVRAIAEADVGGAAEANSNVSQGARSEAMEDLADGRLEFLLLAPERFSSADTLEQVASAEPSLLVVDEAHCVSSWGHDFRPAYLQLGAVAREALGRPPILALTATAAPPVRAEIAARLGMRDPLEIVTGFDRPNIRFEVVRCLDEDDKRDRFLERVRTLPAPGIVYTATRASAEEVAELVGSQGVRTEAYHAGLGAKRRRDVQQAFLDGEVDVMVATIAFGMGIDKPDVRFVLHYDVAASPDGYYQEIGRAGRDGEPAEAVLLYRPEDLGLKQRYAAGAGPSQKTITQVATLLAGGEELGNGRRAQAAVMALAAVGAVRVTPGEAPIWTGALEVGEAVEAVTYATKMRRGWERSRVEMMRGYAETGGCRRSFLLAYFGERYPAPCGNCDACEGGRAAEPPDPRFPVSSHVSHRRWGPGQVVAAEGDTLVVLFTAHGYKTLSANAVAERNLLRVS; from the coding sequence ATGGCGACTCGACGGGTCCATGAGGACCCACCCTACCCGTCCATAGATGACGTAGCGCGCGAGCGTCTCGGCCTGTCCGACCTGCGCGAGGGACAGAAGGAGGCGGTCGAGGCGTTGCTGTCCGGACGCGACGTCCTCGCCGTGATGCCGACGGGGTGGGGCAAGTCCGCCATCTACCAGATCGCCGGTTCGCTGATCCCCGGCCCCACCGTCGTCGTGTCGCCTCTGATATCGCTCCAGCAGGACCAGGTGAGGGCGATCGCCGAGGCCGATGTGGGCGGCGCGGCCGAGGCGAACTCCAACGTCTCCCAGGGAGCCCGGTCCGAGGCCATGGAGGACCTGGCCGACGGGAGGCTCGAGTTCCTCCTCCTCGCGCCCGAGCGGTTCTCGAGCGCGGACACCCTCGAGCAGGTAGCGTCCGCCGAACCCTCGCTCCTCGTGGTGGACGAGGCGCATTGCGTCAGCTCGTGGGGACACGACTTCCGGCCCGCCTACCTCCAGCTCGGGGCGGTCGCCCGGGAGGCCCTGGGACGGCCCCCGATACTCGCCCTGACCGCGACCGCAGCGCCTCCCGTCCGCGCGGAGATCGCCGCGCGTCTGGGCATGCGCGACCCCCTCGAGATCGTGACGGGGTTCGACCGGCCGAACATCAGGTTCGAGGTGGTCCGGTGCCTGGACGAGGACGACAAGCGAGACAGGTTCCTCGAGCGCGTCCGGACCCTCCCTGCACCGGGGATCGTCTACACCGCCACCCGTGCCTCGGCCGAAGAGGTGGCCGAGCTCGTGGGATCACAGGGTGTCCGCACGGAGGCGTACCACGCCGGGCTGGGCGCGAAGCGGCGGCGCGATGTCCAGCAGGCGTTCCTCGACGGCGAGGTGGACGTGATGGTCGCGACAATCGCGTTCGGGATGGGGATCGACAAGCCCGACGTGAGGTTCGTCCTGCACTACGACGTGGCGGCATCCCCCGACGGGTACTACCAGGAGATCGGGCGGGCCGGTCGGGACGGCGAACCCGCCGAGGCGGTCCTCCTCTACCGCCCGGAGGACCTGGGCCTCAAGCAGCGCTACGCGGCGGGGGCCGGACCATCGCAGAAGACCATCACCCAGGTCGCCACCCTCCTCGCGGGAGGCGAGGAGCTCGGGAACGGCCGCCGGGCGCAAGCCGCGGTGATGGCGCTGGCCGCCGTGGGTGCGGTTCGCGTCACGCCCGGCGAGGCACCCATCTGGACCGGCGCGCTCGAGGTCGGGGAGGCGGTCGAGGCCGTCACCTACGCCACCAAGATGAGGCGAGGTTGGGAGCGCTCCCGGGTCGAGATGATGCGGGGGTACGCCGAGACGGGAGGGTGCCGGCGATCGTTCCTGCTCGCCTACTTCGGGGAGCGCTACCCGGCTCCCTGCGGGAACTGCGACGCCTGCGAGGGGGGCCGAGCCGCCGAGCCTCCGGACCCGCGGTTCCCGGTCTCCTCACACGTGTCACACCGGAGGTGGGGGCCCGGCCAGGTCGTCGCCGCCGAGGGAGACACGCTCGTCGTCCTGTTCACCGCCCACGGCTACAAGACGCTGTCGGCCAACGCGGTGGCGGAGAGGAACCTCCTCCGGGTGAGCTGA